Genomic window (Phycisphaerae bacterium):
GACGACCGGATTCTCGACCTGGGCTCCGAGGACGGCAGCTACCTCGGCTCGTTCTATCCCTGGCCCAACCGGATCACCCTCGCCGACATCCACGAAGGGCCGATGCGGCGGGGCGCGGAACGTTTCGGCTTTGAAGGCTGGATGCTGCTGTCCGGCGACGGAACGGTGCCCGTCAAGGATCGCGCCTTCGATGCGGTCTGGTGCAATTCGGTCATCGAGCACGTCACCGTGCCGCGTTCCGAACTGCCCGGGATGTCCGACCGCGAATTTCTCGACCGCAGCGAAGCCACCCAGGCCCGCTTCGCCCGCGAGATCGCCCGCATCGCCTCCGGCTATTTCGTCCAGACCCCGTACCGTCACTTCCCGGTCGAAACGCATTCCTGGTGTCCCGGCGTCCAGTACCTCAGCCAGTCTTCGCGATACCGGCTATCGCAACGCATGAAGAAACTATGGGTCAAGCAGTGGACGGCGGATTTCCGCCTCTACGACCGGCGGCGATTCAAACGGCACTTCCCCGACGCCACCACCTGCTACACCGAGCGGTTTCTGGGCCTTCCCAAAAGCCTCGTGGCCGTCCGACAGCGATAGCGTTTCTGCCGCTCCAGCGCCTTCCGGTAAAAAGCAGCGGGCCCGGAGGAAAACCCTCCGGGCCCGTTGTCGCTTCAGGTCGTCCGACCGGGATCGGAGCTTACCGGCACTCGTAGGCGCCCATATCGCAGGCGGCGCCCGCCGGACGCGACCGGCCCTCGCAGTCCACCTGGATGTCCAAACCGTAGAGGTTGCGGAACGTCGTGTAGACGTTC
Coding sequences:
- a CDS encoding class I SAM-dependent methyltransferase, translated to DDRILDLGSEDGSYLGSFYPWPNRITLADIHEGPMRRGAERFGFEGWMLLSGDGTVPVKDRAFDAVWCNSVIEHVTVPRSELPGMSDREFLDRSEATQARFAREIARIASGYFVQTPYRHFPVETHSWCPGVQYLSQSSRYRLSQRMKKLWVKQWTADFRLYDRRRFKRHFPDATTCYTERFLGLPKSLVAVRQR